In Cyprinus carpio isolate SPL01 chromosome A14, ASM1834038v1, whole genome shotgun sequence, a single window of DNA contains:
- the LOC109088592 gene encoding cytokine-like protein 1, protein MSAQTRLVSFIFILALIWFASCAPPTCYSRSLVLSKEITRALDTIHKSSRTKTCAEFLPKMFLDVHNSCIRSKLRDFLYVTENLPTEYCRKLPRIQLLKRRVQILYSIITRFCYRDLEFSTNDCEALETGNISPRYAEDRLKHLIEDA, encoded by the exons ATGAGCGCGCAGACGAGACTCGTTTCCTTCATCTTTATTCTCGCTTTGATTTGGTTCGCGAGCTGCGCGCCCCCGACCTGTTACTCACGCTCTCTGGTGCTCAGCAAAGAAATCACGAGAGCTTTGGACACAATACATAAATCTAGTCGCACG AAAACATGCGCAGAGTTTTTGCCAAAGATGTTTCTAGACGTGCAC AACTCCTGCATCCGCTCTAAGCTGCGTGATTTCCTGTATGTGACTGAGAATCTGCCCACTGAATACTGCAGAAAGCTGCCGCGCATCCAGCTCCTGAAGCGCCGCGTCCAGATCCTGTATTCCATCATCACCCGCTTCTGCTATCGG gatctGGAGTTTTCCACAAATGATTGTGAGGCTCTGGAAACAGGAAACATCAGTCCACGATACGCAGAGGACCGGCTGAAACATCTGATAGAGGACGCCTGA